In Melitaea cinxia chromosome 4, ilMelCinx1.1, whole genome shotgun sequence, a single genomic region encodes these proteins:
- the LOC123670001 gene encoding 3-oxoacyl-[acyl-carrier-protein] reductase FabG-like, producing MSFKNKVVIVTGASSGIGAAAAKLFSDEGARVVMVGRNEKKLSAVAARCASPLVIRADVSKDDDAKRIIDETVKKFGQIDVLVNNAGLTINSGGLLASDMMSTYDTIMNINLRAVVHLTSLAAPHLIKTKGNIVNVSSIAGSTSPMNPGAASYHVSKAGMNHFTVCAAAELGVHGVRVNTVSPGPVRTDFFENAKLPIGVDIFAPMTLLNRVSEPEEMADLILYLASDKARGITGSNYLSDNGMAIKH from the coding sequence ATGAGTTTCAAGAACAAGGTCGTCATTGTAACCGGAGCGAGCTCCGGCATCGGAGCCGCCGCGGCGAAGTTGTTCAGCGACGAGGGAGCTCGCGTCGTGATGGTCGGACGCAACGAGAAGAAGCTCTCCGCCGTGGCCGCGCGCTGCGCCTCGCCGCTCGTGATCCGCGCGGACGTCTCTAAGGACGATGATGCGAAACGAATTATTGACGAAACCGTCAAGAAGTTTGGACAAATTGATGTCTTGGTCAACAACGCGGGTCTCACGATAAACAGCGGGGGACTACTTGCCAGTGATATGATGTCGACGTACGACACCATCATGAACATCAACCTCCGGGCAGTCGTTCATTTAACGTCCCTAGCGGCGCCTCACCTGATCAAGACCAAGGGCAACATTGTGAACGTGTCGAGTATTGCAGGTTCGACATCTCCGATGAATCCAGGAGCGGCGAGTTACCACGTTTCAAAAGCAGGCATGAACCATTTCACCGTCTGCGCTGCGGCGGAGTTGGGAGTTCACGGTGTGAGAGTAAATACGGTCAGCCCCGGACCGGTGAGAACAGACTTCTTTGAAAACGCTAAATTACCAATCGGAGTTGACATATTCGCTCCCATGACCCTCCTCAACAGAGTCTCGGAGCCGGAGGAAATGGCAGACTTGATCTTGTACCTCGCGAGCGACAAGGCTAGAGGAATCACGGGATCTAACTACCTCAGCGACAACGGCATGGccattaaacattaa